From a region of the Thermococcus sp. 21S7 genome:
- the surE gene encoding 5'/3'-nucleotidase SurE produces MRILITNDDGIYSKGIRAAVEAVQDLGEVYVVAPLFQRSASGRAMTLHRPLRAKLVDVPGAKIAYGLDGMPVDCVIFALARFTDFDLAISGINLGENLSTEITVSGTASAAIETATHGIPSIAVSLEVDWRKTLSEGEGIDFSVASHFLRRIAKAVLERGFPKGVDMLNVNVPSDATPETEIVVTRLARRRYRPTIEERIDPRGHPYYWIVGRKCEKFEPGTDAYALKVEKKISVTPINIDMTARVDFESLHTLFSSSL; encoded by the coding sequence ATGAGGATTCTAATCACGAACGACGATGGAATTTATTCAAAGGGCATCCGTGCCGCCGTTGAGGCCGTCCAAGACCTCGGCGAGGTGTATGTGGTTGCCCCGCTCTTCCAGAGGAGTGCCAGCGGCCGCGCTATGACCCTTCACAGGCCCCTTAGGGCAAAGCTCGTTGACGTCCCCGGCGCAAAGATTGCCTACGGTCTCGATGGAATGCCCGTGGACTGTGTAATCTTCGCCCTCGCACGCTTCACCGATTTTGACCTCGCTATAAGCGGAATAAACCTCGGTGAGAACCTCAGCACAGAGATAACCGTTTCCGGAACTGCATCTGCCGCCATTGAGACCGCCACGCACGGCATTCCCAGCATAGCCGTGAGTCTCGAAGTCGACTGGAGAAAGACCCTCAGCGAGGGGGAGGGAATAGACTTCTCCGTTGCGTCGCATTTCCTGAGGAGGATAGCCAAGGCGGTCCTTGAAAGGGGCTTTCCCAAAGGCGTTGACATGCTCAACGTGAACGTGCCGAGCGATGCGACGCCTGAGACTGAGATAGTGGTAACGAGACTCGCCAGGAGGAGATACCGCCCGACCATAGAGGAGCGCATCGACCCGAGGGGACATCCATACTACTGGATAGTCGGAAGGAAGTGTGAGAAGTTCGAGCCCGGAACGGACGCCTACGCCCTGAAGGTGGAGAAAAAGATCAGCGTGACCCCGATAAACATAGATATGACCGCACGGGTGGACTTTGAGAGCCTTCACACCCTTTTTAGTTCCTCTCTCTGA
- a CDS encoding type II toxin-antitoxin system VapC family toxin, whose translation MSLFLDSNVFIEHFRGNPRANQLVETLFPGSYSLFINDVVYNEVLFMYLKHRTGKGYWGLKKHPELVKRVGNEFVDSILPLLAFPKFLDTTNEIIVETLTFVTTYGLLPSGALILATAKYYGLDGIVSLDSDLLRAAPKEGLLAISKVEDLEGKE comes from the coding sequence ATGAGCTTGTTCCTTGACAGCAACGTGTTTATTGAGCACTTCCGGGGAAATCCCAGGGCGAACCAGCTGGTCGAGACGCTGTTCCCAGGGAGTTATTCCCTGTTTATAAATGATGTCGTTTACAATGAGGTTCTTTTTATGTACCTTAAACACAGAACCGGCAAGGGATACTGGGGCTTGAAAAAGCATCCAGAACTTGTTAAAAGGGTAGGTAACGAGTTTGTGGATTCCATACTGCCCCTCCTTGCGTTTCCAAAGTTTCTGGACACGACAAATGAGATAATCGTGGAGACACTCACGTTCGTGACCACTTACGGCCTTCTCCCAAGTGGCGCCCTAATCCTTGCAACCGCGAAATACTACGGTCTTGATGGCATCGTCAGCCTTGACTCCGACCTCCTCCGCGCTGCACCCAAGGAGGGACTGCTCGCCATTTCGAAGGTGGAAGACTTGGAGGGGAAGGAATGA
- the ftsY gene encoding signal recognition particle-docking protein FtsY: protein MLGKLKEKLSSFVDRVSQTEISEKDVENALWDLEIELLEADVALETVEELRERIKKKLVGQKVKIGTNKKALVEKAVREAVLEVLTPEKKIDLLELIRSKEEKPFVIAFVGFNGSGKTTTIAKLAHWLKKNGLSVVIAASDTFRAGAIEQVEEHAKRVGVKVIKHSYGADPAAVAYDAIQHAKARGLDVVLIDTAGRNELNRNLMDEMKKIARVTKPDLVIFVGDSLAGNSVVEQAKQFNEAVKIDGVILTKLDADARGGAALSISHAIGAPILFVGVGQGYDDLKPFDEKWFVDRIFGED, encoded by the coding sequence ATGCTGGGAAAACTCAAGGAGAAGTTAAGCTCATTCGTGGACAGGGTCTCGCAGACTGAAATAAGCGAGAAGGACGTGGAAAATGCACTCTGGGACCTGGAGATAGAGCTTCTTGAGGCGGACGTTGCCCTCGAAACCGTCGAGGAGCTCAGAGAGAGGATAAAGAAAAAGCTCGTCGGTCAGAAAGTAAAGATAGGCACCAACAAGAAAGCTCTGGTCGAGAAGGCCGTTAGGGAGGCCGTTCTTGAGGTCCTGACACCGGAGAAAAAGATAGACCTTCTTGAGCTGATAAGGTCTAAGGAGGAGAAGCCCTTCGTTATAGCCTTTGTGGGCTTCAACGGCTCCGGGAAAACAACGACTATAGCCAAGCTCGCCCACTGGCTCAAGAAGAACGGTTTAAGCGTTGTCATAGCCGCCAGCGATACCTTCCGTGCAGGGGCGATAGAGCAGGTCGAGGAGCACGCAAAGCGCGTCGGGGTTAAGGTCATCAAGCACTCCTACGGTGCCGACCCCGCCGCCGTCGCCTACGACGCGATCCAGCACGCAAAGGCCAGGGGACTGGACGTCGTCCTCATAGACACCGCAGGAAGGAACGAGCTGAACAGAAACCTTATGGACGAGATGAAGAAGATAGCGCGCGTAACCAAGCCTGACCTGGTGATATTCGTTGGCGACAGTTTAGCCGGCAACTCCGTCGTCGAGCAGGCGAAGCAGTTCAACGAGGCGGTGAAGATCGACGGCGTAATCCTCACCAAGCTGGACGCAGATGCGAGGGGCGGTGCCGCTCTGAGCATAAGCCACGCCATCGGCGCGCCGATACTCTTCGTTGGCGTCGGCCAGGGCTACGACGATTTAAAGCCGTTCGACGAGAAGTGGTTCGTGGACAGGATTTTCGGGGAGGATTGA